A single window of Tenericutes bacterium MZ-XQ DNA harbors:
- a CDS encoding preprotein translocase subunit SecG — MIWVDYIAIISTILLIIAVLLQSSEDNIQDAFSGEKSELFKNKKIRGMELFLTRASIILSIVMIVSVILSNNLR; from the coding sequence ATGATTTGGGTAGATTATATAGCAATTATCTCAACAATCCTACTCATCATTGCGGTATTATTACAATCTTCAGAAGATAATATCCAAGATGCGTTTAGTGGTGAAAAATCAGAGTTATTTAAAAATAAAAAAATACGTGGTATGGAGTTATTCTTAACACGTGCATCAATCATTTTATCAATAGTAATGATTGTATCAGTTATATTATCAAATAACTTGAGATAA
- a CDS encoding DNA repair protein RecO translates to MEGLIYKVQPYKESSRLVFIYTPKGKMTLIAKGAQKLNDKTRVITQYLTHISFKEKEGQTFFTLQDAKLLNEFSHIKNDYHKTKHAAVMLEIIDMLMLDHIDDEFVFQELIDGLKENDVRVSSLSFALKMLKPLGYDLNMTATGQKIKGVSIEKGGLVYENDSYSIDLNTKDAIFLLKLYVLPYNEHGIYEIDILDKIETFIKKYYQYHMHVTLKHLN, encoded by the coding sequence ATGGAAGGGTTAATTTATAAGGTGCAACCGTATAAAGAATCATCACGATTGGTTTTTATCTATACACCCAAGGGTAAGATGACCTTAATTGCTAAAGGTGCTCAAAAATTAAATGATAAAACTAGAGTGATCACACAGTATTTAACCCATATTTCATTTAAAGAAAAAGAAGGACAAACATTTTTTACTTTGCAAGACGCAAAACTATTAAATGAGTTTTCACACATAAAAAATGATTACCATAAGACAAAACATGCTGCAGTAATGTTAGAAATCATTGATATGCTTATGCTTGATCATATTGATGATGAATTCGTTTTTCAAGAACTTATTGATGGACTTAAAGAAAACGATGTTAGAGTATCAAGTTTAAGTTTTGCATTAAAGATGCTAAAACCTTTAGGTTATGATCTTAATATGACCGCAACCGGACAAAAGATTAAAGGTGTTAGTATTGAAAAAGGCGGCTTAGTTTATGAAAATGATTCCTATAGTATTGATTTGAATACAAAAGACGCAATATTTCTTTTAAAACTCTATGTTTTACCTTATAATGAACATGGTATCTATGAAATAGATATATTAGATAAAATCGAAACATTTATCAAAAAATATTACCAATATCACATGCATGTGACATTGAAACACTTAAATTAA
- a CDS encoding cytidine deaminase: MKHLDEAKQARSHAYVPYSHFKVGAAILLKDGTFIHGANIENAAYPLANCAERSALFSLYSQGYKKEDIVSMTIVADTEHPVSPCGACRQVMHELMPKGTPIYLANLKGEIKETDPDDLLPYAFEEFEGDKDA; this comes from the coding sequence ATGAAACATTTAGATGAAGCAAAACAAGCAAGAAGTCATGCATATGTACCTTATTCACATTTTAAAGTTGGTGCTGCCATTCTTTTAAAAGATGGGACATTTATCCATGGGGCAAACATAGAAAACGCTGCATATCCACTTGCGAACTGTGCAGAAAGAAGTGCATTATTTTCACTATATAGTCAAGGTTATAAAAAAGAAGATATTGTTAGCATGACTATTGTTGCTGACACTGAACATCCAGTTTCTCCTTGTGGTGCATGTAGACAAGTCATGCATGAACTCATGCCAAAAGGTACACCAATCTATTTAGCGAATCTAAAAGGTGAAATCAAAGAAACAGATCCAGATGACTTACTACCTTATGCATTTGAAGAATTTGAAGGAGACAAAGATGCATAA
- a CDS encoding glycine--tRNA ligase produces the protein MVSLDKIVQFAKSTGYIYQGSELYGGLANTWDYGPLGSLLKKNIKEAWIQKFQRETPYNVLVDTSILMNSEVWKASGHVGGFSDPLTECKSCNQRFRADQLIEAHDRTVDPNGWTTDEMYDYLVKQEVKCPNCGAHDFLPIRKFNMMFETHQGVVKEQADQIYLRPETAQGIFVNFKNIQRTTRKKLPFGVCQVGKSFRNEITPGNFIFRTREFEQMELEFFVKPGTELEWFSYWKNYCMDWLTQLGLNPDHLQFDDHKPEALSHYSNATTDIRFEFPWGFDELWGIASRTNYDLNAHQMQSNQNLEYLDPETNERYLPYVIEPSVGVERLVLAFLADAYDEETLESGDMRQVLRLHPKLAPYKVAVLPLVKKLHADKAEEIYQILAKHFDVVYDETQNIGKRYRRQDAIGTYLCVTVDHDTETLDSVTVRHRDTMAQDRVKIADLKSYIEDKIAY, from the coding sequence ATGGTTTCATTAGACAAAATCGTGCAATTTGCAAAATCAACAGGATATATTTATCAAGGTAGCGAACTCTATGGAGGTTTAGCTAATACTTGGGATTATGGTCCACTAGGTAGTTTATTAAAAAAGAATATAAAAGAAGCTTGGATTCAAAAGTTTCAAAGAGAAACACCATATAACGTTTTAGTAGATACATCAATTCTAATGAATAGTGAAGTATGGAAAGCAAGCGGACATGTCGGAGGATTTAGTGATCCTTTAACAGAATGTAAGTCATGTAATCAAAGATTTAGAGCAGACCAACTTATTGAAGCCCATGATCGAACAGTAGATCCAAATGGTTGGACCACTGATGAGATGTATGACTATTTGGTTAAACAAGAAGTTAAATGCCCTAATTGTGGTGCACATGATTTCTTGCCAATTCGTAAGTTTAACATGATGTTTGAAACACACCAAGGTGTTGTAAAAGAACAAGCAGATCAAATTTATTTAAGACCTGAAACAGCACAAGGTATTTTTGTGAATTTCAAGAATATTCAAAGAACAACAAGAAAAAAACTTCCGTTTGGTGTTTGTCAAGTCGGGAAATCATTTAGAAATGAAATTACTCCAGGTAACTTTATTTTTAGAACAAGAGAGTTCGAACAAATGGAACTAGAATTCTTTGTAAAACCAGGTACTGAACTTGAGTGGTTTAGTTATTGGAAAAACTATTGTATGGATTGGTTAACGCAACTTGGATTAAACCCTGATCATTTACAGTTTGATGACCATAAACCTGAAGCACTTAGTCATTACTCGAATGCAACAACTGATATCAGATTTGAGTTCCCTTGGGGATTTGATGAACTTTGGGGTATAGCTTCCAGAACAAATTATGATTTAAATGCACATCAAATGCAATCGAATCAAAACTTAGAATATCTTGATCCAGAAACCAATGAAAGATACTTACCTTATGTTATTGAACCATCAGTTGGGGTTGAACGTTTAGTGTTGGCATTTCTTGCGGATGCATATGACGAAGAGACTTTGGAATCTGGGGATATGAGACAAGTTTTAAGATTACATCCAAAACTGGCTCCATATAAAGTTGCTGTTTTACCACTCGTAAAAAAACTACATGCCGATAAAGCAGAAGAGATATATCAAATATTAGCTAAACATTTTGACGTTGTTTATGACGAAACTCAAAATATTGGTAAAAGATATCGTAGACAAGACGCCATTGGTACATATTTATGTGTAACTGTTGATCATGATACTGAAACACTAGATTCTGTGACTGTAAGACATCGAGATACTATGGCTCAAGATCGAGTAAAAATCGCAGATTTAAAATCGTATATCGAAGATAAAATCGCGTATTAA
- a CDS encoding cysteine synthase A gives MMKIANSYLELIGNTPLLRLMKYEKLVGAHAEIVVKLENLNPLGSVKDRLAFALINSIEEKGLIKEDTVFIEPTSGNTGIGLAFICASKGYKLILVMPETVTKERVQIVKALGAKVVLTDQTKGMQGSIDYAKKQLKKHNNYIMPLQFENLANPEIHRKTTAIEILNDTDHQLDFFIAGVGTGGTVTGTGEVLKQTLEDVKIIAVEPSGSPMLSKGEKGPHKIQGIGAGFVPKVLNRDVIDEIITVSDEDAFNTARLLAKTEGVFAGISSGAILYAATEIAKRVENKGKRIVAIVCDTGERYLSTTLYE, from the coding sequence ATCATGAAAATAGCAAACAGTTATTTAGAACTTATTGGCAACACACCATTATTAAGGTTAATGAAATATGAAAAACTTGTTGGCGCACATGCGGAAATCGTTGTTAAGTTAGAAAACTTAAACCCACTAGGAAGTGTAAAAGATCGTCTAGCATTTGCGTTAATTAATAGTATTGAAGAAAAAGGTTTAATCAAAGAAGATACAGTTTTTATTGAACCAACCAGCGGTAATACAGGTATTGGTTTAGCTTTTATCTGTGCATCTAAAGGATATAAGCTGATTTTAGTGATGCCAGAAACAGTGACCAAAGAAAGAGTGCAAATCGTTAAAGCATTAGGAGCAAAAGTTGTTTTAACTGATCAAACAAAAGGGATGCAAGGATCGATTGATTATGCAAAAAAACAGTTAAAAAAACATAATAATTATATCATGCCATTACAATTTGAAAACTTAGCAAACCCAGAAATTCATAGAAAAACTACTGCAATTGAAATCTTAAACGATACAGATCATCAGTTAGATTTCTTTATTGCTGGTGTAGGTACAGGTGGGACAGTTACTGGTACGGGTGAAGTCTTAAAGCAAACATTAGAAGACGTTAAAATAATAGCTGTTGAACCATCTGGATCTCCAATGTTATCCAAAGGAGAAAAAGGTCCACATAAAATCCAAGGCATTGGTGCTGGATTTGTACCAAAAGTATTAAATCGTGATGTTATCGATGAAATCATTACTGTATCAGATGAAGATGCTTTTAATACTGCTAGGTTATTAGCGAAAACAGAAGGTGTCTTTGCTGGTATTTCATCAGGAGCCATTTTATATGCAGCAACTGAGATTGCGAAAAGAGTAGAAAATAAAGGAAAGAGGATAGTTGCGATTGTTTGCGATACAGGTGAACGTTATTTGTCGACAACTTTATATGAATAA
- a CDS encoding L-serine ammonia-lyase, translating into MLSIRSLYQVGYGPSSSHTMGPAKACLIIKEQYPYVETYEIILYNSFALTGKGHLTEEAIKDALSPSSVTFSTSIDVKKHPNTMIIKGIFDQKIVVEKEVHSVGGGRIVFVGEDDREPMIYPHQTFKAIKKYCRDHQMSLYEYVVMVEGEDINIFLEDAWKAMKEAVERGIKTKGTLPGPLKMKRKAYDLYHRQKDNEVPEITENRLVSSFAFAVSEENASGGIIVTAPTCGACGVVPAVLYYMQLKHKFLTKKRIIKALAVAGLIGNLIKYNASISGAVAGCQAEIGSACSMAAAAHATLFNLSVDQVEYAAEIAMEHHLGLTCDPVNGYVQIPCIERNAVAALRAIDACGLSYFLSDSRKISFDTVIETMYQTGLDMHESYKETAKGGLAKYFKEDDNDVNCW; encoded by the coding sequence ATGTTATCTATTCGCTCTTTATACCAAGTAGGATATGGTCCTTCTAGTTCACATACCATGGGTCCTGCAAAAGCATGCTTAATCATCAAAGAACAATATCCATACGTTGAAACATATGAAATTATTTTGTATAATTCTTTTGCTTTAACAGGTAAAGGGCATTTGACTGAAGAAGCGATTAAAGATGCATTGTCACCATCATCGGTGACTTTTTCTACGTCTATTGATGTTAAAAAACATCCAAATACGATGATTATTAAAGGCATCTTTGATCAAAAGATAGTTGTAGAAAAAGAAGTTCATAGTGTTGGCGGTGGACGTATTGTATTTGTTGGTGAAGATGATCGTGAACCAATGATTTATCCACATCAAACATTTAAAGCAATCAAAAAATACTGTAGAGATCATCAAATGTCTCTTTATGAGTATGTTGTTATGGTTGAAGGAGAAGACATTAATATTTTCTTAGAAGATGCTTGGAAGGCTATGAAAGAAGCAGTAGAAAGAGGTATTAAGACAAAAGGTACATTGCCTGGACCACTTAAAATGAAGAGAAAGGCATATGATCTTTATCATAGACAAAAAGACAATGAAGTTCCTGAAATAACTGAGAATAGATTAGTTAGCAGTTTTGCATTTGCAGTAAGTGAAGAAAATGCAAGTGGGGGCATTATCGTAACTGCACCTACATGTGGTGCGTGTGGCGTTGTTCCCGCAGTACTATATTATATGCAGTTAAAGCATAAGTTTTTAACAAAAAAACGCATCATTAAGGCACTTGCTGTTGCAGGATTGATCGGTAACTTAATTAAATATAATGCATCGATTAGTGGTGCAGTTGCTGGATGTCAAGCAGAAATCGGAAGTGCTTGTTCAATGGCTGCTGCAGCTCATGCAACCTTATTTAATCTAAGTGTTGATCAGGTCGAGTATGCTGCAGAAATTGCGATGGAGCATCATTTAGGACTTACTTGTGATCCAGTTAATGGATATGTTCAAATACCTTGTATAGAAAGAAATGCAGTGGCTGCACTAAGGGCAATCGATGCTTGTGGATTATCTTATTTTTTAAGTGATTCAAGAAAAATTAGTTTTGATACTGTTATTGAAACTATGTATCAAACTGGACTAGATATGCATGAGTCATATAAAGAGACAGCAAAAGGTGGACTTGCCAAATATTTCAAAGAGGATGATAACGATGTTAACTGTTGGTAG
- a CDS encoding GTPase Era, translating to MHKSGFIAIVGRPNVGKSTLLNALIGQKVAIMSPKPQTTRHRITGVLSENDYQMIFVDTPGMHKGKDLLNKTIDKVAVSSLRDVDMVLFVVDRKKTAAEGFIMNYFKGLKKPVFIVINKIDELKSKSAIDEVIMSYMGDYDFEGFFPVSAKDLTYVDKIKEKLIEYLPEGPKYFPPEMKSDQSETVMMSELIREKILYFTEQEIPHAVAVVIESIYQNTELNQVDVSALIIVERPTQKQILIGRGGEKIKHIGTEARKEINKVLDTKIHLTLWVKVKKDWRNRPSDLKAFGFGE from the coding sequence ATGCATAAATCAGGATTTATTGCTATCGTTGGTAGACCAAACGTCGGTAAATCTACGCTTTTAAATGCACTCATAGGCCAAAAAGTTGCGATTATGAGTCCAAAACCACAAACAACTAGACATCGGATTACAGGTGTTTTATCAGAAAATGATTACCAAATGATTTTCGTTGATACACCAGGTATGCACAAAGGAAAAGACTTATTAAATAAAACAATTGATAAAGTTGCTGTATCTAGTCTTAGAGATGTTGATATGGTTTTATTTGTTGTAGATAGAAAGAAAACAGCAGCTGAAGGCTTTATCATGAACTATTTTAAGGGCTTGAAAAAGCCAGTATTCATTGTTATCAATAAGATCGATGAGTTAAAAAGTAAAAGTGCTATAGATGAAGTTATTATGAGTTATATGGGAGACTATGATTTTGAAGGATTCTTCCCAGTTTCAGCAAAAGATTTAACATACGTAGATAAGATTAAAGAAAAATTGATCGAGTATTTACCTGAAGGTCCAAAATATTTTCCACCAGAAATGAAATCAGACCAAAGTGAAACAGTCATGATGTCTGAATTGATTAGAGAAAAAATACTTTATTTTACAGAACAAGAAATCCCTCATGCGGTTGCTGTAGTGATTGAAAGTATTTATCAAAACACAGAACTTAATCAAGTCGATGTTTCTGCATTAATCATTGTAGAAAGACCAACACAAAAGCAAATTTTAATTGGTCGTGGTGGAGAAAAAATAAAGCACATTGGTACTGAAGCAAGAAAAGAGATTAATAAAGTTTTAGATACAAAAATCCACTTAACATTATGGGTAAAAGTCAAAAAAGACTGGAGAAATCGACCAAGTGATTTAAAAGCATTTGGATTTGGAGAATAA
- a CDS encoding phosphate starvation-inducible protein PhoH produces MKLNQQIHHAESISRLVGVQDRNLLVFKQYLGVSVSIRGSEIITDAKPDMLSLLEAIFAVLIKLAEHQIQFNERDVMYIIKLAEKDELAGVFDLYKNREKILINDQGKSIYPKTFNQKDYIKAIEIFDLTFGVGPAGTGKTYLAVAAAVRELKLGKVKKLILTRPVVEAGESLGFLPGDLKEKVDPYLVPLYDALYEMLGMQTTTSLLEKGVIEIAPLAYMRGRTLENACVILDEAQNTTKAQMKMFLTRLGFASKMIVTGDPSQTDLKNSRESGLNQVLEILKDMDDIRIITFDKLDVVRHPLVQHILERYDKHEN; encoded by the coding sequence ATGAAATTAAATCAACAAATTCATCATGCTGAATCCATCAGTAGACTTGTTGGTGTTCAAGATCGTAATCTATTAGTTTTCAAGCAATACTTAGGTGTATCAGTTTCAATTAGAGGTTCTGAAATCATCACAGATGCAAAACCTGATATGCTTTCGCTCTTGGAAGCTATTTTTGCTGTTTTAATAAAACTAGCAGAACATCAAATACAGTTTAATGAACGAGATGTCATGTATATCATTAAACTCGCTGAGAAAGATGAATTAGCAGGAGTGTTTGATTTATATAAAAATCGTGAAAAAATATTAATTAATGATCAAGGTAAATCCATTTACCCTAAAACATTCAATCAAAAAGATTATATCAAAGCGATTGAAATCTTTGATTTAACTTTTGGTGTTGGTCCTGCTGGGACTGGGAAAACATATTTAGCTGTTGCTGCTGCAGTCAGAGAACTTAAGTTAGGTAAAGTTAAGAAACTGATCTTAACAAGACCTGTTGTGGAAGCCGGTGAGTCTTTAGGGTTTTTACCTGGAGATTTGAAAGAAAAAGTCGACCCGTACTTAGTGCCATTATATGATGCATTATATGAAATGTTAGGGATGCAAACAACAACCTCACTTTTAGAAAAAGGTGTGATTGAAATTGCACCTCTTGCTTATATGCGAGGTAGAACTTTAGAAAATGCTTGTGTGATTTTAGATGAAGCTCAGAATACAACAAAAGCACAAATGAAGATGTTTTTAACGAGATTAGGATTTGCGTCTAAAATGATAGTCACTGGAGATCCATCACAGACTGACCTTAAAAACAGTAGAGAAAGTGGACTTAATCAAGTACTAGAGATTCTTAAAGATATGGATGACATTAGAATCATTACATTTGATAAACTAGATGTTGTTAGACATCCTCTTGTCCAGCATATACTTGAAAGGTACGACAAACATGAAAATTAA
- a CDS encoding magnesium transporter has translation MAKKINFKHSDALLDKMFDAIHGYDLAVLYPSLEDIEKKRMIALIKDEKLADMFVELENENQLDLINYLTQAKTKKLITSLESDDLKEFLEDLDEVTQKQYLKYLNKIKAKTIELLLTYQDDHAASIMSTDFMIVDQNMSVKDATSKIVTTSKDQDYIDHIYVTNDNDQWVGTINIKDLIIARSGQLVKDIMEDEDIFIFEDDSIEKAIDMVQDYDKNAIPVLDHNHHVIGIITADDIFDELIEDYEEDYQKLALINEHTTALTSIQRSKQRLPWLLIAVLLNLVTITILSTFEATLEAVTALVLFQPMILGMAGNIGTQSLAVTILGIHEDDFENKHKKHIIKEISVGVFNSTILAVIAYVFVYTLLSIISSSVTSPQSIAQVVGLAIFLAMSISSTMGALVPMTLHKLNIDPASASGPIMTTFNDIIALVLYFGIATMMFL, from the coding sequence ATGGCAAAAAAGATTAATTTTAAGCACAGCGACGCTTTACTCGATAAAATGTTCGATGCCATTCATGGTTATGATTTAGCAGTATTGTACCCTTCTTTAGAGGATATAGAGAAGAAGAGAATGATTGCACTTATTAAAGATGAGAAACTTGCTGATATGTTTGTTGAATTAGAAAATGAAAATCAACTAGATCTCATCAATTATTTGACTCAAGCAAAAACTAAAAAATTAATAACCAGCTTAGAAAGTGATGATTTAAAAGAGTTTTTAGAAGATCTAGATGAGGTAACTCAAAAACAATATTTGAAGTATCTAAATAAAATTAAAGCGAAAACCATAGAACTTTTATTGACTTATCAAGATGATCATGCAGCGTCAATCATGTCTACTGATTTTATGATTGTTGATCAAAACATGAGCGTTAAAGATGCAACCAGCAAGATTGTTACAACATCAAAAGATCAGGATTACATCGATCACATATATGTTACAAATGATAATGATCAATGGGTAGGAACTATCAATATCAAAGACCTGATAATCGCTAGATCAGGCCAATTAGTAAAAGATATCATGGAAGATGAAGACATTTTCATTTTTGAAGATGACTCTATCGAAAAAGCCATTGATATGGTTCAAGATTATGATAAAAATGCAATTCCAGTACTGGATCACAATCATCATGTGATTGGTATCATTACTGCTGATGATATCTTTGATGAATTGATAGAAGACTATGAAGAAGATTATCAAAAATTGGCCCTTATTAATGAGCATACAACAGCATTAACTTCTATTCAAAGAAGTAAACAAAGACTACCATGGTTACTCATAGCTGTTTTGTTAAATTTAGTTACCATAACGATACTATCCACCTTTGAAGCAACCCTTGAAGCTGTAACAGCTTTAGTATTGTTTCAACCAATGATTTTGGGTATGGCAGGTAATATTGGAACTCAGTCTTTAGCTGTAACTATTCTAGGTATTCATGAAGATGATTTCGAGAACAAACATAAGAAACATATTATAAAAGAAATATCAGTTGGTGTCTTTAATAGTACTATCTTAGCAGTTATTGCATATGTTTTTGTTTACACATTATTAAGTATCATAAGTAGTTCTGTGACAAGTCCACAAAGTATTGCACAAGTCGTTGGGTTAGCAATCTTTTTAGCAATGAGTATATCATCAACGATGGGAGCTTTAGTTCCTATGACCCTACATAAATTAAATATTGATCCAGCATCAGCTTCTGGACCAATAATGACAACTTTTAACGATATCATTGCGCTTGTGCTATATTTTGGTATAGCAACCATGATGTTTTTATAA
- a CDS encoding serine O-acetyltransferase: protein MFFKCTVKDVNSAKKYDPAAPGCFMLFFTYPGVIALRRHRLAHFLWKKKLKTLARFISYRTRRKTGIDIHPGATIGQGVFIDHGMGVVIGETAVVGDRCVIYHGVTLGANTFEKVDRHPKIGNDVIIYANATIIGPIHIGDHSIIGAHAVVVKDAPAHSKLIGIPAHKHSKM from the coding sequence ATGTTTTTTAAATGTACTGTCAAAGATGTAAACTCAGCTAAAAAGTATGACCCAGCTGCACCAGGATGTTTTATGTTGTTTTTCACTTATCCAGGTGTTATTGCACTTAGAAGACATCGTCTTGCACATTTTTTGTGGAAGAAAAAACTAAAGACACTAGCTAGATTCATCAGTTATAGAACAAGAAGAAAGACTGGAATCGATATTCATCCAGGTGCAACTATTGGCCAAGGTGTATTTATTGATCATGGCATGGGTGTTGTCATTGGTGAAACAGCAGTTGTGGGAGATAGATGTGTGATTTATCACGGAGTCACTTTAGGTGCAAATACATTCGAAAAAGTTGATCGCCATCCAAAAATAGGTAATGACGTTATCATTTATGCAAATGCAACAATTATCGGACCAATACACATTGGTGATCACAGCATTATTGGCGCGCATGCGGTTGTAGTAAAAGATGCACCGGCTCATAGTAAATTGATAGGAATTCCAGCGCATAAACATAGTAAAATGTAA
- a CDS encoding 30S ribosomal protein S21, whose protein sequence is MPKTVVREKETLEDALRRFKRDVSKSGNLQEARKREFYVKPSVERKDRARAARAKKK, encoded by the coding sequence ATGCCTAAAACAGTTGTTCGCGAAAAAGAAACATTAGAAGATGCTTTACGTCGCTTTAAACGTGATGTTTCTAAGTCAGGAAACCTCCAAGAAGCTCGCAAGCGTGAATTTTACGTTAAACCAAGTGTAGAACGTAAAGACCGTGCTCGTGCAGCTCGCGCTAAGAAAAAGTAA
- a CDS encoding rRNA maturation RNase YbeY, with product MKINIHNQTQEDIKDVVKLLKKVFRPIKEKLSMEIIFVTQEIIHEMNRNFRQIDRPTDVLSFVNDDESIKSLGDIFISLEQAHLQAKDLGHSFEREVGFLAVHGYLHLKGYDHHSPDEEKEMIEMQEYILNKANLKRS from the coding sequence ATGAAAATTAATATCCATAATCAAACACAAGAAGATATTAAAGATGTAGTTAAATTATTAAAAAAGGTATTTAGACCAATCAAAGAAAAATTAAGTATGGAAATCATTTTTGTAACACAAGAAATTATCCATGAAATGAATAGAAACTTTAGACAAATCGATAGACCGACTGATGTTTTAAGTTTTGTTAATGACGATGAATCGATTAAGTCGTTAGGAGATATATTTATATCTTTGGAACAAGCACATCTTCAAGCAAAAGATTTAGGACATTCATTTGAAAGAGAAGTTGGATTTTTAGCTGTTCACGGATATCTTCATTTAAAAGGGTATGATCATCACTCACCAGATGAAGAAAAAGAAATGATTGAAATGCAAGAGTACATTTTAAATAAAGCAAACTTAAAAAGGAGTTAA
- a CDS encoding 23S rRNA (uracil-5-)-methyltransferase RumA, producing MLTVGSIITGKVVDVDFKGQGVIKLDGYVIFAPRLIYDEIAKLKITKVKKKFCEAEVLEIIEKSKHRVRDHVILDALDLYHISSEAQKQWQIDITKQTLSKISGIDVRVNEIICDEKDIHYRNKSVFHVMDDEVLKLGLYDITKEQLVEIDSFILSDQVTNKFLKIIHDEAFHIEKNILKHVVFRTNQKGQILVTFVSNHRRVKGIKFIIDRLKKESEVVGITLNISDSPKHILGKYSEVLYKENVIMERLNNIDMPINDRSFFQINLPVIHKAYQVIKTGLTEKDIVLDAYSGIGSIGYFIADKVDKVMMVESNKQSIDLALNIKEKYRFDQVEIYHQTTESFAQDIMFNKVIVDPPRNGLMPSFIAYILEKKPETIYYLSCDVKTLARDLLMLTKHYVVEQVYPIRMFPQTTSLETLVVLKHVNTLNT from the coding sequence ATGTTAACTGTTGGTAGTATCATTACTGGAAAAGTCGTAGATGTTGACTTTAAAGGACAAGGTGTTATTAAATTAGATGGTTATGTTATCTTTGCGCCAAGACTTATTTATGATGAAATCGCGAAACTTAAAATCACAAAAGTCAAGAAAAAATTTTGCGAAGCTGAAGTCCTAGAAATCATTGAAAAAAGTAAACACCGTGTACGTGATCATGTGATCTTAGATGCTCTTGATTTATATCATATAAGTAGTGAAGCCCAAAAGCAGTGGCAAATAGATATTACGAAACAAACATTATCAAAAATATCTGGGATTGATGTAAGAGTTAATGAAATTATTTGTGATGAAAAAGATATTCATTACCGAAATAAATCAGTATTCCACGTGATGGATGATGAGGTATTAAAGTTAGGTTTGTATGATATAACAAAAGAACAACTAGTTGAAATTGATTCGTTTATTTTGTCTGATCAAGTAACCAATAAGTTTCTTAAAATCATTCATGACGAGGCATTTCATATAGAAAAAAATATACTGAAGCATGTTGTTTTTAGAACGAATCAAAAAGGTCAGATACTTGTAACTTTCGTGTCTAATCATCGGCGTGTTAAAGGCATAAAATTTATTATAGATAGACTTAAAAAAGAGTCTGAAGTTGTAGGCATTACTTTAAACATAAGTGACTCACCAAAACATATTTTAGGAAAATATAGTGAAGTTTTATATAAAGAAAATGTCATTATGGAGCGATTAAACAATATTGATATGCCCATTAATGACAGATCTTTTTTTCAAATAAATTTGCCAGTTATCCATAAGGCATATCAAGTTATTAAAACTGGTTTAACAGAGAAGGATATTGTCTTGGATGCGTATAGCGGTATTGGTTCAATTGGGTATTTTATAGCAGACAAGGTTGACAAAGTGATGATGGTTGAGTCTAATAAACAAAGCATTGATTTAGCTCTAAATATCAAAGAAAAGTATCGCTTTGACCAAGTAGAAATCTATCATCAAACGACTGAATCATTTGCACAAGATATAATGTTTAATAAGGTTATTGTTGATCCACCTAGAAATGGATTGATGCCTAGCTTTATAGCATACATACTTGAAAAAAAACCCGAAACCATTTATTACCTATCATGTGATGTTAAGACACTAGCTAGAGATTTATTAATGCTAACAAAGCATTATGTTGTTGAACAAGTTTATCCAATTAGAATGTTTCCTCAAACGACTTCACTTGAGACTCTAGTTGTTCTAAAACATGTCAATACTTTAAATACTTAA